The Pseudodesulfovibrio cashew genomic sequence ATCCGGAAAAGAGTTGAGGAGCTGTTCGGCGGCGGACAGTTGTATTGCGCCGAAACGGTGCTGGGGCTCATCGCGGAGGCAGGAGGCAGGGAGGCCAAGGACGTCGTGCCTCTGGCCACCGGATTCTGCAGTGGCGCGGCAAGGACCTGCGGTCAATGCGGGGCCGTGTCCGGCGCGATCATGGGCATCGGGCTCTTTGCCGGACGAAGCGAGCCGGGCGGCGATTACGAACCATGCTATGCCCTGGTGCAGGAGTTCCTGTCGCGCTTCAATGCGGCGTTCGGGTCCATCAACTGCCTGGAACTGACCGGGTGCGACTTCGCCTCCGAAGCGGACCGGGAGCGGTTCAAGGAAGAGCGGATCGTGGTCAAGTGCTTCAACTACGCCGTGACCGCCGTCGACATGGCGCTCACCCTGTTGCGGGAGGAAGGCTACCTGCCGGAACGGGAGGATTTCATTCGCTCCAGGCTGGCCCCTTGCGGCCTGTCCTGCGGAAGCTGCCTCGCCTTTGCAGGTGGGCCTATCCAGCGGCATGCCAAGGCGCTGCAAGCATTGCTGGGCGAGAATTTCGCTGCCTATGCCAAGCGCTTTGAGGGTATGAATCCGGTTTTTGAGAACTACAGTCAGTTCGAGGTGTTGCTGGGTTTCCTCGGCCAGGGAAGCTGCTCCGGCTGCCGCGAGCAGGGGTGTCTGTTCCTCCAGTGCAAGGTCCCGGCATGCTGCCGCGAGCACAGGGTGGACTATTGTCACCAGTGCGAGGAATTCCCCTGTGATGTTCACGGCATGCCCGAAGGCCTTGCCGAGCGCTGGCGGATCAATAATGAAAAGATGCGGGAACTGGGCGTTGCGACGTGGTACCAAGGGTGTTGCGTCAGGCCGCGATATCCCTGACCGCCTGCCATATTGAATTACTATAAGGCAAGTAAAGCAGTTGGTTAACAATAACCGATAAGTGTATGATAACCAGGATTGTTCTCAAGGATTTCATGGCTCATGCCGACACTGAGCTGGAGCTCGGACCCGGCATCAATGCTCTGACAGGTCCCAACAACACGGGCAAGTCCGCCATCGTGGAGGCCTTGCGATGCGTGGCCACCAACCCGATCCCGCGCCACTATATTCGGCACGGGGCCAAGGAGGCGCGGGTCACTGTGGAGCTGGAGGACGGCACCCGCATCGTCTGGGTTCGGAAAAAACGCTCCTCGGGGTATGAGCTTTGGGCACCAGGCGCGGAAGAACCGGTGGAATACTGGAAATTCGGCCGCAAACCGCCCGAGGACGTCTTGGCCGCGCTCCGACTGGACCTGGTGGAGCTGGAGGGGGAGAACAAGGATCCTGTTGACGTACATGTGGGCAACCAGCGCGACCCGGTCTTCCTGCTCAACCAGCCCAAGTCCGACGCCGCCGCGTTTTTTGCCGCGTCCACGGAGTCGGCCCACCTGTTGGCCATGCAGAACCTGCTCAAGCGGAAAACTCAGGATGCGAAGCGCCGGGAACGGGAGCTCCAGGCGCGGTTGACCGCCATCGAAACCGAAATGGAGCGGTTTTCCCTGTTGCCGGACATCGCGTTGCACCTGGAAACGGCCCGTGAACTGGAGTCGACAGCAAAGGAACTTCAAGTCGCTGTTCCCGCCCTGGAAGCGACCCTTGCCGACCATGTCACACTGACAGTCGAGCATGCCGGACTGGTTCGATGCAAGGGGGTTTTGGATACGATTACTGACGTACCGAAACTCAATGATGTAGGTGGATTAACAGAACTGCTCTCACAGTTGGAAGGAACCGGGGCGTTCCTCAATGGC encodes the following:
- a CDS encoding C-GCAxxG-C-C family (seleno)protein gives rise to the protein MSEYIRKRVEELFGGGQLYCAETVLGLIAEAGGREAKDVVPLATGFCSGAARTCGQCGAVSGAIMGIGLFAGRSEPGGDYEPCYALVQEFLSRFNAAFGSINCLELTGCDFASEADRERFKEERIVVKCFNYAVTAVDMALTLLREEGYLPEREDFIRSRLAPCGLSCGSCLAFAGGPIQRHAKALQALLGENFAAYAKRFEGMNPVFENYSQFEVLLGFLGQGSCSGCREQGCLFLQCKVPACCREHRVDYCHQCEEFPCDVHGMPEGLAERWRINNEKMRELGVATWYQGCCVRPRYP
- a CDS encoding AAA family ATPase, translating into MITRIVLKDFMAHADTELELGPGINALTGPNNTGKSAIVEALRCVATNPIPRHYIRHGAKEARVTVELEDGTRIVWVRKKRSSGYELWAPGAEEPVEYWKFGRKPPEDVLAALRLDLVELEGENKDPVDVHVGNQRDPVFLLNQPKSDAAAFFAASTESAHLLAMQNLLKRKTQDAKRRERELQARLTAIETEMERFSLLPDIALHLETARELESTAKELQVAVPALEATLADHVTLTVEHAGLVRCKGVLDTITDVPKLNDVGGLTELLSQLEGTGAFLNGAARISATLAVLADPPEVHDTPLLARFHKELQDIEAALNLARKQAETGRALLPPPVPDETAQLVAILDEIIAHTYRSRRETRRRETLRSVAEPPALADCEPLQGVVAELDGITGQCREAQDRLAGLETELETLEKHIRHRLDELGRCPTCGGELNSLGFLERRHGHDA